The Chlamydiota bacterium region CGATATGATAGCGCACACCAGGCAAATCTTTCACCTGACCCCCTCTAACAAGGACGATGCTATGTTCTTGAAGATTGTGTCCTTCACCAGGGATATAGGCAATCACTTCCTTGCCATTTGAGAGCCTCACCCACGCTACCTTTCTAAGAGCGGAATTAGGCTTTTTAGGGGTTTTTGTTTTGACTTGAACACAAACGCCACGTCTTTGAGGGCATTTGACAAGGGCCGGCGATTTGCTTCTGGATTTTTTGCGTTTTCGACCGTTTTTTACGAGTTGGCTGATTGTGGGCATG contains the following coding sequences:
- the rpsL gene encoding 30S ribosomal protein S12, translated to MPTISQLVKNGRKRKKSRSKSPALVKCPQRRGVCVQVKTKTPKKPNSALRKVAWVRLSNGKEVIAYIPGEGHNLQEHSIVLVRGGQVKDLPGVRYHI